The Faecalibacter sp. LW9 genome has a segment encoding these proteins:
- a CDS encoding endonuclease/exonuclease/phosphatase family protein, with product MVLIFVSFIIWTFIDDKTIFDDVLLVLLGICTLYLAWVIIPYTPIGKTMIDRVDPHPGEKPLNLLVSNVYQDNQQYHRLVKLINTSQPDILFLLETNKAWMENIREATDQFEYKIEVPLENTYGLLFYSKLPILHHEVNYLISEEIPSIVVDIQYNNEIVRLYGLHPTPPVPQENEESTERDAEILITGKAAKEYGKACIVFGDMNDVAWSRTTRLFLKTSQMLDPRRGHGMYNTFHEKYWFLRWPLDHYFLSSQFRVVDMKTEESVGSDHFPISISVVIRKDDTSGEMKLDADEKQEVKEKIEDGIEKGDAN from the coding sequence TTGGTTTTGATTTTTGTATCCTTCATCATATGGACATTTATCGATGATAAAACTATATTTGATGATGTTTTATTGGTTCTCCTTGGAATTTGTACCTTGTATTTGGCTTGGGTTATTATTCCATATACACCGATTGGTAAGACCATGATTGATCGTGTAGATCCACATCCAGGAGAGAAACCATTAAATTTACTAGTTTCAAATGTTTATCAAGACAATCAACAATATCACCGATTGGTGAAACTTATCAATACATCACAACCTGATATTTTGTTCCTATTAGAAACAAATAAGGCTTGGATGGAAAATATTCGTGAGGCTACAGATCAATTTGAATATAAAATTGAAGTTCCTTTAGAAAATACTTATGGATTATTGTTTTATTCGAAACTTCCCATACTACATCATGAGGTAAATTACCTTATAAGTGAAGAGATTCCGTCTATTGTTGTAGATATTCAATATAACAATGAAATTGTACGCTTATATGGATTACATCCAACTCCTCCAGTACCGCAAGAAAATGAAGAAAGTACAGAACGTGATGCTGAAATATTAATAACCGGTAAAGCCGCTAAAGAATATGGAAAAGCCTGCATTGTATTTGGGGATATGAATGATGTGGCATGGAGTAGAACGACACGATTATTCCTTAAAACATCACAAATGTTAGATCCTCGAAGAGGACATGGTATGTACAATACATTTCATGAAAAATACTGGTTCTTACGATGGCCATTGGATCATTATTTCTTAAGCTCACAATTTCGTGTAGTAGATATGAAAACTGAAGAATCCGTAGGATCGGATCATTTTCCAATATCAATTTCTGTTGTGATTCGAAAAGATGATACTTCTGGCGAAATGAAATTAGATGCCGATGAAAAGCAAGAAGTCAAAGAAAAAATAGAAGATGGCATCGAAAAAGGGGATGCTAACTAA
- a CDS encoding NAD(P)/FAD-dependent oxidoreductase: MKLNDNGISYKNIHAKKIIFAEGYHIKKNPWFNQLPVIGVKGEVLRVKTNAYLPNAVVKAKEFLMPLASQEYFVGATYDRDHVDYEITESAKENLLQGLKQFLKDEIEVIDQKASIRPTVSDRRPIIGSHPHYHQLICLNGMGTRGTMLAPVMVEELYDYLEHGKPITPEADIARFYTLMKNEN, from the coding sequence TTGAAATTGAACGATAATGGCATTAGCTATAAAAATATACATGCGAAGAAAATTATTTTTGCAGAAGGTTATCATATTAAAAAGAATCCTTGGTTCAATCAATTGCCTGTAATCGGTGTTAAAGGTGAAGTGCTTCGAGTGAAAACAAATGCATATTTACCCAATGCAGTGGTGAAAGCAAAAGAGTTTTTAATGCCATTGGCCTCTCAAGAATATTTTGTAGGAGCAACGTATGATCGCGACCATGTAGATTATGAAATTACCGAATCTGCAAAAGAAAATTTACTACAAGGTTTAAAACAATTTCTAAAAGATGAAATTGAAGTAATTGACCAAAAAGCATCCATTCGTCCAACAGTGTCCGATCGCCGCCCCATTATTGGTTCACATCCACATTACCACCAATTGATTTGTTTGAATGGGATGGGTACACGTGGGACTATGCTCGCTCCGGTTATGGTCGAAGAATTATACGATTATTTAGAGCATGGAAAACCAATCACACCAGAGGCAGATATTGCTCGATTTTATACCTTAATGAAAAATGAAAATTAA
- a CDS encoding ABC-F family ATP-binding cassette domain-containing protein translates to MLLVQNLGVYFSGKYLFEDVSFRINKGNRVGLVGKNGAGKSTLLKILSKQDQPSEGEVIYEGEVTVGYLSQDIDFVQGRTVWQEADSAFEQLVEIQERIDFVNKELAERTDYESDEYAKLIEDISTLTDRFGLLGGYTKDAEIEQILGGLGFKNSDFHRPTDEFSGGWRMRIELAKLLLQKHDVMLLDEPTNHLDIDSIIWLEEFLKDYAGAVVLVSHDRQFLDNVTNRTIEIANRHISDFKANYTKYLELREDRRIKLEQAQKNQEQMIKHTEDLISKFRAKANKASMAQSLIKKLDKIERIEVESDDVTKMNIRFVDAIQPGKIIFELDNVGVSFGDHQVFDGVSFYVNRGEKIAFVGQNGQGKTTLSRCIIGEQPYTGMIKHGHNVEIGYFAQNQAHVLNDKLTVQEEAENSATEETRKHVRDYLGAFMFGGDAVDKKVSVLSGGERNRLALCKLLLRPFNVLIMDEPTNHLDIVSKELLKKALQKYTGTLILVSHDREFLEGLVDKVFDFRNGQVKEYLSGIDDYLAEVKAGNFREVEKGNILAAPKEEKLVEVKIEQAKRVLSFEEEKEQKRLKNKLSKIEADITTLEEKVAKLEAHMADGNQSQKDLDDYHQAQQDLENKMLEWEEISEQII, encoded by the coding sequence ATGTTATTAGTACAGAATTTAGGAGTTTATTTTTCAGGAAAATATTTATTTGAAGATGTTTCATTTCGTATCAACAAAGGAAACCGAGTAGGGTTAGTTGGTAAAAATGGAGCTGGAAAATCAACTTTATTAAAAATATTATCAAAACAAGATCAACCTTCAGAAGGGGAGGTAATCTATGAAGGTGAAGTTACGGTAGGTTATTTATCACAGGACATCGACTTCGTACAAGGTCGTACCGTTTGGCAAGAAGCTGATTCTGCCTTCGAGCAATTGGTCGAGATCCAAGAGCGTATAGATTTTGTGAACAAAGAATTAGCAGAACGTACCGATTATGAATCGGATGAATATGCAAAATTAATTGAAGATATTTCAACGCTAACTGATCGATTTGGCTTATTGGGTGGATACACAAAAGATGCTGAAATCGAACAGATTTTAGGTGGATTAGGATTTAAAAATTCTGATTTTCACCGTCCTACGGATGAGTTTTCAGGAGGATGGCGTATGCGTATCGAATTAGCCAAATTACTTTTACAAAAGCACGATGTAATGCTTTTAGATGAGCCGACGAACCACTTAGATATCGATTCGATTATTTGGTTAGAGGAATTCTTAAAAGATTATGCAGGTGCAGTTGTATTGGTTTCACACGACCGTCAATTTTTAGATAATGTGACTAACCGTACCATTGAAATTGCGAACCGTCACATTTCTGATTTTAAAGCCAATTATACTAAATACTTAGAGTTACGCGAAGATCGTCGCATTAAGTTAGAACAGGCACAAAAGAATCAGGAACAAATGATTAAGCACACAGAGGATTTAATTTCTAAATTCCGTGCAAAGGCTAATAAAGCTTCGATGGCTCAATCGTTAATCAAAAAGTTAGATAAAATTGAGCGTATTGAAGTTGAGAGTGATGATGTAACGAAAATGAACATTCGTTTTGTGGACGCTATTCAACCGGGGAAAATTATCTTTGAATTAGATAATGTGGGTGTTTCATTTGGTGATCATCAAGTGTTCGATGGCGTTTCATTTTATGTTAATCGTGGAGAGAAAATTGCTTTCGTTGGTCAAAATGGGCAAGGAAAAACAACTTTATCGCGTTGTATAATTGGTGAACAACCGTATACAGGTATGATTAAACATGGACATAATGTTGAAATTGGATATTTTGCTCAAAATCAAGCCCATGTTCTAAATGATAAATTAACCGTGCAAGAAGAAGCTGAGAATTCAGCAACAGAAGAAACACGTAAACATGTTCGTGATTATTTAGGAGCGTTTATGTTTGGTGGTGATGCGGTGGATAAAAAAGTTTCGGTATTATCGGGAGGAGAAAGAAATCGTCTAGCTTTATGTAAATTATTATTACGTCCATTTAACGTGTTAATTATGGATGAGCCGACGAACCACTTGGATATCGTTTCAAAAGAATTGTTGAAAAAAGCATTACAAAAGTATACAGGAACATTAATTTTAGTTTCTCACGACCGTGAATTCTTAGAAGGATTAGTGGATAAAGTATTTGATTTCCGTAATGGTCAAGTGAAAGAGTATTTATCAGGTATTGATGATTACTTAGCTGAAGTAAAAGCGGGGAACTTCCGTGAGGTTGAAAAAGGAAATATCTTAGCTGCTCCAAAAGAAGAAAAGCTGGTTGAGGTTAAAATTGAACAAGCAAAACGTGTATTATCTTTTGAAGAAGAAAAGGAACAAAAACGTTTAAAAAATAAATTATCGAAAATCGAAGCTGATATTACAACTTTAGAAGAGAAGGTTGCAAAATTAGAAGCGCATATGGCCGATGGGAATCAATCGCAGAAGGATTTGGATGACTATCATCAAGCGCAACAAGATTTAGAAAATAAGATGTTAGAATGGGAAGAAATTTCTGAACAAATCATCTAA
- a CDS encoding patatin-like phospholipase family protein yields MNNPVFGIALSGGGHRGLAHVGILQFLDEQKISPQILSGTSAGAIVASMYAIGKTPLEILELFQSISFFNWNYLTTKKAGLFDIERLEIYLDRELGDRTIGELNKDVYISATDMQRGRLKIFNRDTMAKKAILASCAFPAVFSPVVIDGITYSDGGMLNNFPVTTIQGHCDYLIGSNVNPVVETSANNLKSIKSITLRSFEIMMNNNAHQHKNLCDWYLEPADLAKYFTFETSKSKMKEIYDIGYLEAKSNFSTFEDLLKIKK; encoded by the coding sequence ATGAATAATCCAGTATTCGGCATTGCATTATCAGGTGGAGGGCACAGAGGTTTGGCTCATGTTGGAATTTTACAATTTTTAGACGAACAAAAAATATCCCCACAGATACTTTCCGGAACCAGTGCAGGGGCTATTGTTGCTTCGATGTATGCGATTGGTAAAACACCTCTAGAAATTCTAGAATTATTTCAGTCGATCTCTTTTTTTAACTGGAATTATCTTACAACCAAGAAAGCAGGATTATTTGATATAGAAAGATTAGAAATTTATTTGGACAGAGAGCTAGGTGATCGTACAATAGGTGAACTAAATAAAGATGTTTACATTTCTGCAACGGATATGCAACGCGGTAGATTAAAAATTTTTAATAGAGATACAATGGCTAAAAAAGCAATTCTCGCATCATGTGCTTTTCCAGCAGTTTTTTCGCCAGTAGTTATAGACGGAATAACTTATAGTGATGGCGGAATGTTAAATAATTTTCCTGTAACTACAATACAAGGTCATTGCGATTATTTAATAGGATCCAATGTGAATCCTGTTGTAGAAACTTCAGCTAATAATCTTAAATCAATAAAATCAATTACACTAAGATCATTCGAGATTATGATGAATAATAATGCACATCAGCATAAAAATTTGTGTGATTGGTATCTTGAACCAGCTGATTTGGCTAAGTATTTCACTTTTGAAACTTCGAAATCTAAAATGAAGGAAATTTATGATATAGGTTATTTAGAAGCAAAATCGAATTTTTCAACTTTTGAAGATTTATTAAAAATAAAAAAGTAA
- the rho gene encoding transcription termination factor Rho: protein MSETDIKSLKLAELQKLAAQFQIDNFKKLKKGELQAAIEKFLDSQPQPVNEEKEDETATSTEREETKPKRKRVSKQTEAAVEAETEIENKVDENPKESTQKSTKQKVSKRQEATDTATETKEESKAEDHSGTEAKPQHQNNPKQNNKNQNQRKQQNQQRNSNSDQPQQNNQNHHQQKNKYRAANYEFDSIIKAEGVLEILPDNNYGFLRSSDYNYLSSPDDVYVSQSQIRLFGLKTGDTITGEVRPPKEGEKYFPLIKIIEINGRTPDYVRDRISFEHLTPLFPNEKFNLSNSHALSNRVIDLFTPIGKGQRGMIVAPPKTGKTTLLKDIANGIAQNHPEVYLIVLLIDERPEEVTDMKRSVNGEVIASTFDEEASRHVKIANIVLEKAKRMVECGHDVVILLDSITRLARAYNTVSPASGKVLSGGVDANALHKPKRFFGAARNIENGGSLTIIATALIDTGSKMDEVIFEEFKGTGNMELQLDRKISNKRIFPAIDLVSSSTRKDDLLLEESTQQRMWVLRNHLSDMNPVEAMDFLHQRIKTTRNNEEFLISMNGK from the coding sequence ATGTCAGAAACCGATATTAAATCATTAAAATTAGCCGAATTACAAAAGCTAGCAGCACAATTCCAAATCGATAACTTTAAGAAATTAAAGAAAGGGGAATTACAAGCAGCTATTGAAAAATTTCTTGATTCTCAACCACAACCGGTAAATGAAGAAAAAGAAGATGAAACGGCTACATCTACTGAACGTGAGGAAACGAAACCAAAAAGAAAAAGAGTTTCCAAACAAACGGAAGCCGCAGTAGAAGCTGAAACCGAGATAGAAAATAAAGTTGATGAAAATCCTAAAGAATCAACTCAAAAATCTACTAAACAAAAAGTTTCGAAGAGGCAAGAAGCCACAGACACTGCGACAGAAACAAAAGAAGAATCTAAAGCAGAAGATCATTCTGGAACAGAGGCTAAACCTCAACACCAAAACAATCCGAAGCAAAACAATAAAAATCAGAACCAGCGCAAACAACAAAATCAACAACGCAATTCCAATTCTGATCAACCTCAACAGAACAATCAAAATCATCATCAACAAAAAAATAAATACCGTGCCGCGAATTATGAATTCGATAGCATAATCAAAGCAGAAGGTGTTTTAGAAATTTTACCAGATAACAATTATGGATTTTTACGATCTTCGGATTACAACTACTTATCATCTCCCGATGATGTGTATGTTTCTCAATCCCAAATCCGTTTATTTGGTTTAAAAACTGGTGATACCATTACAGGAGAAGTAAGACCTCCTAAAGAAGGTGAAAAATATTTCCCTTTAATTAAAATCATCGAAATTAATGGCCGTACACCAGATTATGTACGTGATCGTATTTCTTTCGAACATTTAACTCCCCTATTTCCAAACGAGAAATTCAACTTAAGTAACTCACATGCTTTATCAAATCGTGTCATCGATTTATTTACTCCGATTGGTAAAGGTCAACGTGGTATGATTGTAGCGCCACCAAAGACAGGAAAAACGACTTTATTAAAAGATATCGCAAACGGAATTGCACAGAATCACCCAGAAGTTTACTTAATTGTACTTTTAATTGATGAGCGTCCAGAAGAGGTCACAGATATGAAACGATCTGTAAACGGTGAAGTTATCGCTTCTACCTTTGATGAAGAAGCTTCTCGTCACGTAAAAATTGCCAATATCGTTTTAGAAAAGGCTAAACGTATGGTAGAATGTGGACATGATGTCGTGATTTTATTAGACTCTATTACCCGTTTAGCACGTGCATACAATACAGTTTCACCAGCTTCTGGTAAAGTATTATCGGGAGGGGTTGATGCCAATGCATTACACAAACCAAAACGCTTCTTTGGAGCTGCTCGTAACATCGAAAATGGAGGGTCGTTAACGATTATTGCGACTGCTTTAATTGATACAGGTTCTAAAATGGACGAAGTTATTTTCGAAGAATTTAAAGGTACTGGTAATATGGAATTACAATTGGATCGTAAGATTTCGAATAAACGTATTTTCCCTGCGATTGATTTAGTAAGTTCTTCTACGCGTAAAGATGATTTATTATTAGAAGAATCAACTCAACAACGCATGTGGGTATTACGCAATCATTTATCGGATATGAATCCTGTAGAAGCGATGGATTTCTTACATCAACGCATTAAAACAACTCGCAACAACGAAGAGTTTTTAATCTCTATGAATGGAAAATAA
- a CDS encoding DUF4293 family protein, which yields MIQRKQSIYLFLAGLISMIFAVNLDKLVDISLNFLSDPSKGDLIFSLAFFFSAFVSFLSILLFKNRKLQITLGWVNIILNILLIGSFIFSLLNLSGGENPEKGIWAIVPLISVVLLSIANRLIKKDDDLVKSVDRFR from the coding sequence ATGATTCAGAGAAAGCAAAGTATTTACTTATTTTTAGCCGGATTAATCTCAATGATCTTTGCGGTTAACTTGGATAAATTAGTTGATATTTCATTAAATTTTTTATCAGATCCTTCAAAGGGTGATTTAATTTTTAGTCTTGCATTTTTCTTTTCAGCATTCGTATCTTTTTTATCAATCCTGTTATTTAAGAACAGAAAACTTCAAATAACGTTGGGATGGGTAAATATTATTTTGAATATTTTATTAATTGGTTCTTTCATTTTTAGTCTGCTAAACTTATCTGGAGGAGAAAATCCTGAGAAAGGTATTTGGGCTATCGTTCCTTTAATCTCGGTTGTATTACTGTCAATTGCCAACCGCTTGATCAAAAAGGATGATGACCTTGTGAAATCTGTAGATCGATTTAGATAA